The following proteins are co-located in the Larimichthys crocea isolate SSNF chromosome XXIV, L_crocea_2.0, whole genome shotgun sequence genome:
- the ddo gene encoding D-aspartate oxidase gives MKNVRVVVVGAGVIGVSTAVCIAEALPFCSVTLLADKFSPDTTSDGAAGILFAAKFPDIPLERQKRWFKDTFDHLLAIAQSQHSPEAGVMLSSGWQIFKEVPAERKPFWAESVIGFRFMTEEELKRFPDHKFGHAFTTLKCECSSYLPWLENRFRKAGGHVEQRTINSLQELSNSYDIIVNCSGLGSRTLVGDSQVYPVRGQVLKMEAPWLQHFIRDGDGKTYIYPGMHSVTVGGTRQEEDWRLHVDEGDTDSILKRCSRLEPSLSHGKVLSKWVGLRPSRRNPRVEKELVQLPGRRVPVVHNYGHGGWGVTLAWGTALDALELVRQCLQEMPLQAKL, from the exons ATGAAAAACGTCAGGGTTGTGGTGGTGGGAGCAGGCGTGATCGGCGTCTCCACCGCTGTCTGCATCGCGGAGGCTCTTCCTTTCTGCTCCGTCACTCTGCTGGCTGACAAGTTCAGTCCAGACACCACCAGCGACGGAGCTGCTGGGATCCTGTTTGCTGCAAAGTTTCCAG ATATTCCCTTGGAAAGACAAAAGCGCTGGTTCAAGGACACCTTTGATCACCTGTTGGCCATTGCTCAATCTCAACACTCACCTGAAGCTGGAGTAATGCTGAGCTCTGG ctggCAGATTTTCAAGGAGGTTCCAGCTGAGAGGAAACCCTTCTGGGCGGAATCTGTGATCGGCTTTCGATTCATGACCGAGGAGGAATTGAAAAGGTTTCCGGATCACAAGTTTGGACACGCGTTCACCACCTTAAAATGTGAATGCTCCAGCTACCTGCCGTGGCTCGAGAACAG GTTCAGAAAAGCTGGAGGTCATGTGGAACAGAGAACCATCAACAGTCTCCAGGAACTGAGCAACAGCTATGATATCATTGTCAACTGCTCGGGTCTGGGCTCCAGAACACTGGTGGGTGACAGCCAAGTGTACCCAGTCAGAGGCCAGGTGCTTAAGATGGAGGCCCCGTGGCTGCAGCACTTCATCAGAGACGGAGATGGTAAGACCTACATCTACCCCGGCATGCACAGCGTCACTGTCGGCGGCACGAGGCAGGAGGAGGACTGGCGACTGCACGTGGACGAAGGAGACACGGACAGCATCCTGAAGCGCTGCAGCAGGCTGGAGCCGTCGCTCAGCCACGGCAAAGTTCTCAGCAAGTGGGTCGGCCTGAGGCCCAGCAGGAGGAACCCGAGGGTGGAGAAGGAGCTGGTGCAGCTTCCCGGTCGCAGGGTGCCTGTGGTCCATAACTACGGCCACGGAGGCTGGGGAGTCACCCTCGCCTGGGGCACCGCCCTGGACGCACTGGAGCTGGTCAGGCAGTGCCTTCAGGAAATGCCGCTACAGGCGAAACTATGA